Proteins encoded together in one Benincasa hispida cultivar B227 chromosome 1, ASM972705v1, whole genome shotgun sequence window:
- the LOC120086320 gene encoding protein PIF codes for MEIAGEDGSKLVLREPVTIFGRGSGFASKDRTVSRRHILIEAKTSENSNGAPIEPTVSFEVIGRNPIWVRSSKNGEIRTFRRSEKGEMALGESFCVGSQEPIWFELNKIAEFEERKQFFSRSSDSVDIDVSGIDPVKEFGFLAMGHEFECYGNRVIRDPKKWDWFLDEPRKDSDDDEDYGRKKKRGVKGKRKKGANSDDEDWTDENEDAVEMITKTKKFRRPKYSTRSKDRHKTPNDQKKAARSNKDYDEEVEEDEDDETLGGFIVDDEEDNVEQMDEDEDEDEEEEEFSDDDEED; via the exons ATGGAGATAGCCGGCGAAGACGGTTCAAAGTTAGTTCTACGAGAGCCAGTGACGATATTCGGAAGAGGCTCAGGTTTTGCTTCCAAGGATCGAACAGTATCTCGTCGTCACATTTTAATCGAAGCTAAAACCTCAGAGAACAGTAATGGAGCTCCCATTGAGCCTACAGTTTCCTTCGAAGTTATCGGGAGGAACCCTATTTGGGTTCGGAGCAGCAAAAATGGCGAAATCAGAACATTTAGAAGATCGGAAAAGGGCGAGATGGCGCTTGGTGAATCGTTCTGCGTGGGTTCGCAGGAACCAATTTGGTTCGAATTAAACAAAATCGCTGAATTCGAAGAAAGGAAGCAATTTTTTTCGCGTTCATCTGATTCGGTGGATATCGATGTTTCTGGCATTGATCCTGTCAAAG AATTCGGTTTCCTTGCCATGGGACACGAGTTTGAATGCTATGGCAATCGAGTGATTCGTGATCCAAAAAAATGGGACTGGTTTTTGGATGAGCCGAGAAAAGACAGTGATGACGACGAAGATTATGGGAGGAAAAAGAAGAGAGGAGTGAAGGGAAAGAGGAAAAAAGGAGCAAACAGTGACGATGAAGATTGGACAGATGAGAATGAAGATGCTGTGGAAATGATTACAAAAACAAAGAAGTTTCGAAGACCCAAATACTCCACAAGATCAAAAGACCGCCATAAGACTCCCAATGATCAAAAGAAGGCTGCTAGATCTAATAAAGACTATGATGAAGaagttgaagaagatgaagatgacgaAACATTAGGAGGCTTTATTgtagatgatgaagaagataatGTAGAACAGATGGacgaagatgaagatgaagatgaagaagaagaagaattttcaGACGATGACGAGGAAGATTGA